One part of the Oncorhynchus clarkii lewisi isolate Uvic-CL-2024 chromosome 7, UVic_Ocla_1.0, whole genome shotgun sequence genome encodes these proteins:
- the LOC139412908 gene encoding ATP-dependent RNA helicase DDX3X-like isoform X5: MSHVAVENLHGLEQQLAVLGLSNADGQGGGTGRTCYIPPHLRNQEASKNDTPGGWDGGRNNGFVQNGYHDNRMNGGNRYNSGPPRMERGRGGGGFRGGRGGSYNPVQPMQNAGMFGVYDNKDGGGWNTTKDAYTSFGARPDRGKSAFFNNGGSAPRGSYQRGGFGGSGNSRWVEESRDDEDWSKPTQANERLEQELFAGGNTGINFDNYDDIPVEATGQNCPHHIDSFQDVEMGEIIMSNIALTRYTRPTPVQKYAIPIIKNKRDLMACAQTGSGKTAAFLLPVLSQIYTEGPGEALAAQKSGGQDNGKYGRRKQYPLALVLAPTRELALQIYEEARKFAYRSRVRPCVVYGGADIGQQIRDLERGCHLLVATPGRLVDMMERGKIGLDYCNYLVLDEADRMLDMGFEPQIRRIVEQDTMPPKGIRQTMMFSATFPKEIQILARDFLEEYIFLAVGRVGSTSENITQKVVWVEDGDKRSFLLDLLNATVIPSEVQDNAGENIEKPGKNSLTLVFVETKKGADALEDFLYREGYACTSIHGDRSQRDREEALHQFRSGRCPILVATAVAARGLDISNVKHVINFDLPSDIEEYVHRIGRTGRVGNLGLATSFFNDKNGNITKDLLDILVEAKQEVPSWLESLAYEHQHKSNTRGRSKRFTSGGFGARDYRQTSGGGSTGGFGGRGGRQPGGHGGNRGFGGGGGFGGNFYTSDGYGGNYSHQGGVDWWGN; this comes from the exons CTTGCTGTCCTAGGCTTGAGCAATGCTGATGGGCAGGGTGGAGGCACTGGCA GGACCTGTTACATTCCACCTCATTTACGGAACCAAGAGGCTTCCAAAAATG ATACGCCTGGCGGTTGGGACGGCGGACGCAACAATGGCTTCGTGCAGAATGGTTACCACGACAACCGCATGAATGGGGGCAACAGGTACAACAGTGGCCCGCCTCGCATGGAGAGGGGCAGGGGGGGTGGAGGTTTCCGCGGCGGAAGGGGCGGGTCCTACAACCCGGTACAGCCTATGCAGAATGCCGGCATGTTTGGCGTCTACGACAACAAAGATGGCGGCGGCTGGAACACAACTAAAGATGCCTACACCAGCTTCGGTGCACGTCCCGACAGGGGAAAGTCTGCTTTTTTCAACAACGGCGGGAGTGCACCCCGAGGAAG TTACCAGCGTGGAGGGTTTGGAGGCAGTGGAAACAGCCGCTGGGTGGAGGAGTCCAGGGATGACGAGGACTGGTCCAAACCCACTCAGGCCAATGAGCGCCTGGAACA GGAGCTGTTCGCTGGTGGCAACACAGGGATTAACTTTGACAATTACGACGACATTCCCGTTGAGGCCACTGGCCAAAACTGCCCCCATCACATTGACAGC TTCCAAGacgtggagatgggagagatcATCATGAGTAACATTGCCCTGACCCGCTACACTCGGCCCACTCCGGTCCAGAAGTACGCCATTCCAATCATCAAGAACAAGAGGGACCTGATGGCCTGCGCCCAGACAG GTTCTGGTAAGACTGCTGCGTTCCTGTTGCCTGTACTGAGTCAGATCTACACTGAAGGCCCAGGAGAAGCCCTCGCTGCCCAGAAGTCTGGAGGCCAGGACAATGGAAAGTATGGTCGCCGTAAGCAGTACCCCCTCGCTCTGGTCCTGGCCCCCACCAGAGAACTGGCCCTGCAGATCTACGAAGAGGCCAGAAAG TTTGCATACCGGTCCCGTGTGCGTCCTTGTGTGGTGTACGGAGGGGCTGACATTGGCCAgcagatcagagacctggagcgAGGCTGTCACCTGCTGGTGGCTACACCTGGACGCCTGGTGGACATGATGGAGAGGGGCAAGATCGGCCTCGACTACTGCAA TTACCTGGTGCTGGATGAGGCTGACCGGATGTTGGACATGGGTTTTGAGCCCCAGATCAGACGCATCGTGGAGCAGGACACCATGCCCCCTAAAGGCATCCGTCAGACCATGATGTTCAGCGCTACCTTCCCCAAGGAGATCCAG ATCCTGGCGCGTGACTTCCTGGAGGAGTACATCTTCCTGGCGGTGGGACGTGTGGGCTCCACCTCTGAGAACATCACCCAGAAGGTGGTGTGGGTGGAGGACGGTGACAAGAGGTCCTTCCTCCTGGACTTGCTCAATGCTACAG TCATTCCCAGCGAAGTTCAGGACAATGCAGGTGAAAACATAGAGAAACCTG GTAAGAACTCTCTGACGCTGGTGTTTGTGGAAACCAAGAAGGGAGCGGATGCCCTGGAGGACTTCCTGTACCGTGAGGGTTACGCCTGCACCAGTATCCATGGCGACCGCTCCCAGAGGGACCGAGAGGAGGCTCTGCACCAGTTCCGCTCGGGACGCTGCCCCATCCTGGTCGCCACGGCG GTGGCTGCCCGTGGCCTGGACATCTCCAATGTCAAGCACGTCATCAACTTTGACCTGCCCAGCGATATAGAGGAGTACGTCCACCGTATTGGCCGTACTGGACGTGTAGGCAATCTGG gtctGGCCACGTCGTTCTTCAACGATAAGAACGGCAACATCACCAAGGACCTTCTAGACATCCTAGTGGAggccaaacaggaagtaccctCCTGGCTGGAGAGCCTGGCCTATGAACACCAGCACAAGAGCAACACCCGCGGACGCTCCAAGAg GTTCACCTCTGGTGGCTTCGGAGCCAGGGACTACCGTCAGACCAGTGGCGGCGGCAGCACTGGAGGGTTCGGGGGTCGTGGTGGACGCCAGCCCGGTGGACATGGAGGAAACCGTGGATTCGGTGGCGGCG GTGGTTTTGGAGGCAACTTCTACACCAGTGACGGCTATGGAGGAAACTACTCTCATCAGGGGGGAGTGGACTGGTGGGGCAACTAA
- the LOC139412908 gene encoding ATP-dependent RNA helicase DDX3X-like isoform X3, producing the protein MSHVAVENLHGLEQQLAVLGLSNADGQGGGTGRTCYIPPHLRNQEASKNAAVAFSRPSTLSMAPGSYTPGGWDGGRNNGFVQNGYHDNRMNGGNRYNSGPPRMERGRGGGGFRGGRGGSYNPVQPMQNAGMFGVYDNKDGGGWNTTKDAYTSFGARPDRGKSAFFNNGGSAPRGSYQRGGFGGSGNSRWVEESRDDEDWSKPTQANERLEQELFAGGNTGINFDNYDDIPVEATGQNCPHHIDSFQDVEMGEIIMSNIALTRYTRPTPVQKYAIPIIKNKRDLMACAQTGSGKTAAFLLPVLSQIYTEGPGEALAAQKSGGQDNGKYGRRKQYPLALVLAPTRELALQIYEEARKFAYRSRVRPCVVYGGADIGQQIRDLERGCHLLVATPGRLVDMMERGKIGLDYCNYLVLDEADRMLDMGFEPQIRRIVEQDTMPPKGIRQTMMFSATFPKEIQILARDFLEEYIFLAVGRVGSTSENITQKVVWVEDGDKRSFLLDLLNATVIPSEVQDNAGENIEKPGKNSLTLVFVETKKGADALEDFLYREGYACTSIHGDRSQRDREEALHQFRSGRCPILVATAVAARGLDISNVKHVINFDLPSDIEEYVHRIGRTGRVGNLGLATSFFNDKNGNITKDLLDILVEAKQEVPSWLESLAYEHQHKSNTRGRSKRFTSGGFGARDYRQTSGGGSTGGFGGRGGRQPGGHGGNRGFGGGGGFGGNFYTSDGYGGNYSHQGGVDWWGN; encoded by the exons CTTGCTGTCCTAGGCTTGAGCAATGCTGATGGGCAGGGTGGAGGCACTGGCA GGACCTGTTACATTCCACCTCATTTACGGAACCAAGAGGCTTCCAAAAATG cagcaGTTGCTTTCTCTAGACCGAGCACCTTGTCAATGGCACCAGGAAGCT ATACGCCTGGCGGTTGGGACGGCGGACGCAACAATGGCTTCGTGCAGAATGGTTACCACGACAACCGCATGAATGGGGGCAACAGGTACAACAGTGGCCCGCCTCGCATGGAGAGGGGCAGGGGGGGTGGAGGTTTCCGCGGCGGAAGGGGCGGGTCCTACAACCCGGTACAGCCTATGCAGAATGCCGGCATGTTTGGCGTCTACGACAACAAAGATGGCGGCGGCTGGAACACAACTAAAGATGCCTACACCAGCTTCGGTGCACGTCCCGACAGGGGAAAGTCTGCTTTTTTCAACAACGGCGGGAGTGCACCCCGAGGAAG TTACCAGCGTGGAGGGTTTGGAGGCAGTGGAAACAGCCGCTGGGTGGAGGAGTCCAGGGATGACGAGGACTGGTCCAAACCCACTCAGGCCAATGAGCGCCTGGAACA GGAGCTGTTCGCTGGTGGCAACACAGGGATTAACTTTGACAATTACGACGACATTCCCGTTGAGGCCACTGGCCAAAACTGCCCCCATCACATTGACAGC TTCCAAGacgtggagatgggagagatcATCATGAGTAACATTGCCCTGACCCGCTACACTCGGCCCACTCCGGTCCAGAAGTACGCCATTCCAATCATCAAGAACAAGAGGGACCTGATGGCCTGCGCCCAGACAG GTTCTGGTAAGACTGCTGCGTTCCTGTTGCCTGTACTGAGTCAGATCTACACTGAAGGCCCAGGAGAAGCCCTCGCTGCCCAGAAGTCTGGAGGCCAGGACAATGGAAAGTATGGTCGCCGTAAGCAGTACCCCCTCGCTCTGGTCCTGGCCCCCACCAGAGAACTGGCCCTGCAGATCTACGAAGAGGCCAGAAAG TTTGCATACCGGTCCCGTGTGCGTCCTTGTGTGGTGTACGGAGGGGCTGACATTGGCCAgcagatcagagacctggagcgAGGCTGTCACCTGCTGGTGGCTACACCTGGACGCCTGGTGGACATGATGGAGAGGGGCAAGATCGGCCTCGACTACTGCAA TTACCTGGTGCTGGATGAGGCTGACCGGATGTTGGACATGGGTTTTGAGCCCCAGATCAGACGCATCGTGGAGCAGGACACCATGCCCCCTAAAGGCATCCGTCAGACCATGATGTTCAGCGCTACCTTCCCCAAGGAGATCCAG ATCCTGGCGCGTGACTTCCTGGAGGAGTACATCTTCCTGGCGGTGGGACGTGTGGGCTCCACCTCTGAGAACATCACCCAGAAGGTGGTGTGGGTGGAGGACGGTGACAAGAGGTCCTTCCTCCTGGACTTGCTCAATGCTACAG TCATTCCCAGCGAAGTTCAGGACAATGCAGGTGAAAACATAGAGAAACCTG GTAAGAACTCTCTGACGCTGGTGTTTGTGGAAACCAAGAAGGGAGCGGATGCCCTGGAGGACTTCCTGTACCGTGAGGGTTACGCCTGCACCAGTATCCATGGCGACCGCTCCCAGAGGGACCGAGAGGAGGCTCTGCACCAGTTCCGCTCGGGACGCTGCCCCATCCTGGTCGCCACGGCG GTGGCTGCCCGTGGCCTGGACATCTCCAATGTCAAGCACGTCATCAACTTTGACCTGCCCAGCGATATAGAGGAGTACGTCCACCGTATTGGCCGTACTGGACGTGTAGGCAATCTGG gtctGGCCACGTCGTTCTTCAACGATAAGAACGGCAACATCACCAAGGACCTTCTAGACATCCTAGTGGAggccaaacaggaagtaccctCCTGGCTGGAGAGCCTGGCCTATGAACACCAGCACAAGAGCAACACCCGCGGACGCTCCAAGAg GTTCACCTCTGGTGGCTTCGGAGCCAGGGACTACCGTCAGACCAGTGGCGGCGGCAGCACTGGAGGGTTCGGGGGTCGTGGTGGACGCCAGCCCGGTGGACATGGAGGAAACCGTGGATTCGGTGGCGGCG GTGGTTTTGGAGGCAACTTCTACACCAGTGACGGCTATGGAGGAAACTACTCTCATCAGGGGGGAGTGGACTGGTGGGGCAACTAA
- the LOC139412908 gene encoding putative ATP-dependent RNA helicase Pl10 isoform X2: MLMGRVEALAGPVTFHLIYGTKRLPKMTLQEDGHKTVHIQCPGVHFVTSSGNCVDKPSTTPFPCSYWSTFAVHRQHVFIMKPPAPHDAFLFFFAAVAFSRPSTLSMAPGSYTPGGWDGGRNNGFVQNGYHDNRMNGGNRYNSGPPRMERGRGGGGFRGGRGGSYNPVQPMQNAGMFGVYDNKDGGGWNTTKDAYTSFGARPDRGKSAFFNNGGSAPRGSYQRGGFGGSGNSRWVEESRDDEDWSKPTQANERLEQELFAGGNTGINFDNYDDIPVEATGQNCPHHIDSFQDVEMGEIIMSNIALTRYTRPTPVQKYAIPIIKNKRDLMACAQTGSGKTAAFLLPVLSQIYTEGPGEALAAQKSGGQDNGKYGRRKQYPLALVLAPTRELALQIYEEARKFAYRSRVRPCVVYGGADIGQQIRDLERGCHLLVATPGRLVDMMERGKIGLDYCNYLVLDEADRMLDMGFEPQIRRIVEQDTMPPKGIRQTMMFSATFPKEIQILARDFLEEYIFLAVGRVGSTSENITQKVVWVEDGDKRSFLLDLLNATGKNSLTLVFVETKKGADALEDFLYREGYACTSIHGDRSQRDREEALHQFRSGRCPILVATAVAARGLDISNVKHVINFDLPSDIEEYVHRIGRTGRVGNLGLATSFFNDKNGNITKDLLDILVEAKQEVPSWLESLAYEHQHKSNTRGRSKRFTSGGFGARDYRQTSGGGSTGGFGGRGGRQPGGHGGNRGFGGGGGFGGNFYTSDGYGGNYSHQGGVDWWGN, encoded by the exons ATGCTGATGGGCAGGGTGGAGGCACTGGCA GGACCTGTTACATTCCACCTCATTTACGGAACCAAGAGGCTTCCAAAAATG ACACTACAGGAAGACGGACACAAAACCGTGCATATCCAATGTCCTGGAGTCCATTTTGTGACATCATCTGGGAACTGCGTTGACAAACCATCAACCACTCCATTTCCCTGCTCTTACTGGTCAACATTCGCAGTACATCGGCAGCATGTTTTCATCATGAAGCCCCCTGCCCCCCATGAcgcttttttgtttttttttgcagcaGTTGCTTTCTCTAGACCGAGCACCTTGTCAATGGCACCAGGAAGCT ATACGCCTGGCGGTTGGGACGGCGGACGCAACAATGGCTTCGTGCAGAATGGTTACCACGACAACCGCATGAATGGGGGCAACAGGTACAACAGTGGCCCGCCTCGCATGGAGAGGGGCAGGGGGGGTGGAGGTTTCCGCGGCGGAAGGGGCGGGTCCTACAACCCGGTACAGCCTATGCAGAATGCCGGCATGTTTGGCGTCTACGACAACAAAGATGGCGGCGGCTGGAACACAACTAAAGATGCCTACACCAGCTTCGGTGCACGTCCCGACAGGGGAAAGTCTGCTTTTTTCAACAACGGCGGGAGTGCACCCCGAGGAAG TTACCAGCGTGGAGGGTTTGGAGGCAGTGGAAACAGCCGCTGGGTGGAGGAGTCCAGGGATGACGAGGACTGGTCCAAACCCACTCAGGCCAATGAGCGCCTGGAACA GGAGCTGTTCGCTGGTGGCAACACAGGGATTAACTTTGACAATTACGACGACATTCCCGTTGAGGCCACTGGCCAAAACTGCCCCCATCACATTGACAGC TTCCAAGacgtggagatgggagagatcATCATGAGTAACATTGCCCTGACCCGCTACACTCGGCCCACTCCGGTCCAGAAGTACGCCATTCCAATCATCAAGAACAAGAGGGACCTGATGGCCTGCGCCCAGACAG GTTCTGGTAAGACTGCTGCGTTCCTGTTGCCTGTACTGAGTCAGATCTACACTGAAGGCCCAGGAGAAGCCCTCGCTGCCCAGAAGTCTGGAGGCCAGGACAATGGAAAGTATGGTCGCCGTAAGCAGTACCCCCTCGCTCTGGTCCTGGCCCCCACCAGAGAACTGGCCCTGCAGATCTACGAAGAGGCCAGAAAG TTTGCATACCGGTCCCGTGTGCGTCCTTGTGTGGTGTACGGAGGGGCTGACATTGGCCAgcagatcagagacctggagcgAGGCTGTCACCTGCTGGTGGCTACACCTGGACGCCTGGTGGACATGATGGAGAGGGGCAAGATCGGCCTCGACTACTGCAA TTACCTGGTGCTGGATGAGGCTGACCGGATGTTGGACATGGGTTTTGAGCCCCAGATCAGACGCATCGTGGAGCAGGACACCATGCCCCCTAAAGGCATCCGTCAGACCATGATGTTCAGCGCTACCTTCCCCAAGGAGATCCAG ATCCTGGCGCGTGACTTCCTGGAGGAGTACATCTTCCTGGCGGTGGGACGTGTGGGCTCCACCTCTGAGAACATCACCCAGAAGGTGGTGTGGGTGGAGGACGGTGACAAGAGGTCCTTCCTCCTGGACTTGCTCAATGCTACAG GTAAGAACTCTCTGACGCTGGTGTTTGTGGAAACCAAGAAGGGAGCGGATGCCCTGGAGGACTTCCTGTACCGTGAGGGTTACGCCTGCACCAGTATCCATGGCGACCGCTCCCAGAGGGACCGAGAGGAGGCTCTGCACCAGTTCCGCTCGGGACGCTGCCCCATCCTGGTCGCCACGGCG GTGGCTGCCCGTGGCCTGGACATCTCCAATGTCAAGCACGTCATCAACTTTGACCTGCCCAGCGATATAGAGGAGTACGTCCACCGTATTGGCCGTACTGGACGTGTAGGCAATCTGG gtctGGCCACGTCGTTCTTCAACGATAAGAACGGCAACATCACCAAGGACCTTCTAGACATCCTAGTGGAggccaaacaggaagtaccctCCTGGCTGGAGAGCCTGGCCTATGAACACCAGCACAAGAGCAACACCCGCGGACGCTCCAAGAg GTTCACCTCTGGTGGCTTCGGAGCCAGGGACTACCGTCAGACCAGTGGCGGCGGCAGCACTGGAGGGTTCGGGGGTCGTGGTGGACGCCAGCCCGGTGGACATGGAGGAAACCGTGGATTCGGTGGCGGCG GTGGTTTTGGAGGCAACTTCTACACCAGTGACGGCTATGGAGGAAACTACTCTCATCAGGGGGGAGTGGACTGGTGGGGCAACTAA
- the LOC139412908 gene encoding putative ATP-dependent RNA helicase Pl10 isoform X1 → MLMGRVEALAGPVTFHLIYGTKRLPKMTLQEDGHKTVHIQCPGVHFVTSSGNCVDKPSTTPFPCSYWSTFAVHRQHVFIMKPPAPHDAFLFFFAAVAFSRPSTLSMAPGSYTPGGWDGGRNNGFVQNGYHDNRMNGGNRYNSGPPRMERGRGGGGFRGGRGGSYNPVQPMQNAGMFGVYDNKDGGGWNTTKDAYTSFGARPDRGKSAFFNNGGSAPRGSYQRGGFGGSGNSRWVEESRDDEDWSKPTQANERLEQELFAGGNTGINFDNYDDIPVEATGQNCPHHIDSFQDVEMGEIIMSNIALTRYTRPTPVQKYAIPIIKNKRDLMACAQTGSGKTAAFLLPVLSQIYTEGPGEALAAQKSGGQDNGKYGRRKQYPLALVLAPTRELALQIYEEARKFAYRSRVRPCVVYGGADIGQQIRDLERGCHLLVATPGRLVDMMERGKIGLDYCNYLVLDEADRMLDMGFEPQIRRIVEQDTMPPKGIRQTMMFSATFPKEIQILARDFLEEYIFLAVGRVGSTSENITQKVVWVEDGDKRSFLLDLLNATVIPSEVQDNAGENIEKPGKNSLTLVFVETKKGADALEDFLYREGYACTSIHGDRSQRDREEALHQFRSGRCPILVATAVAARGLDISNVKHVINFDLPSDIEEYVHRIGRTGRVGNLGLATSFFNDKNGNITKDLLDILVEAKQEVPSWLESLAYEHQHKSNTRGRSKRFTSGGFGARDYRQTSGGGSTGGFGGRGGRQPGGHGGNRGFGGGGGFGGNFYTSDGYGGNYSHQGGVDWWGN, encoded by the exons ATGCTGATGGGCAGGGTGGAGGCACTGGCA GGACCTGTTACATTCCACCTCATTTACGGAACCAAGAGGCTTCCAAAAATG ACACTACAGGAAGACGGACACAAAACCGTGCATATCCAATGTCCTGGAGTCCATTTTGTGACATCATCTGGGAACTGCGTTGACAAACCATCAACCACTCCATTTCCCTGCTCTTACTGGTCAACATTCGCAGTACATCGGCAGCATGTTTTCATCATGAAGCCCCCTGCCCCCCATGAcgcttttttgtttttttttgcagcaGTTGCTTTCTCTAGACCGAGCACCTTGTCAATGGCACCAGGAAGCT ATACGCCTGGCGGTTGGGACGGCGGACGCAACAATGGCTTCGTGCAGAATGGTTACCACGACAACCGCATGAATGGGGGCAACAGGTACAACAGTGGCCCGCCTCGCATGGAGAGGGGCAGGGGGGGTGGAGGTTTCCGCGGCGGAAGGGGCGGGTCCTACAACCCGGTACAGCCTATGCAGAATGCCGGCATGTTTGGCGTCTACGACAACAAAGATGGCGGCGGCTGGAACACAACTAAAGATGCCTACACCAGCTTCGGTGCACGTCCCGACAGGGGAAAGTCTGCTTTTTTCAACAACGGCGGGAGTGCACCCCGAGGAAG TTACCAGCGTGGAGGGTTTGGAGGCAGTGGAAACAGCCGCTGGGTGGAGGAGTCCAGGGATGACGAGGACTGGTCCAAACCCACTCAGGCCAATGAGCGCCTGGAACA GGAGCTGTTCGCTGGTGGCAACACAGGGATTAACTTTGACAATTACGACGACATTCCCGTTGAGGCCACTGGCCAAAACTGCCCCCATCACATTGACAGC TTCCAAGacgtggagatgggagagatcATCATGAGTAACATTGCCCTGACCCGCTACACTCGGCCCACTCCGGTCCAGAAGTACGCCATTCCAATCATCAAGAACAAGAGGGACCTGATGGCCTGCGCCCAGACAG GTTCTGGTAAGACTGCTGCGTTCCTGTTGCCTGTACTGAGTCAGATCTACACTGAAGGCCCAGGAGAAGCCCTCGCTGCCCAGAAGTCTGGAGGCCAGGACAATGGAAAGTATGGTCGCCGTAAGCAGTACCCCCTCGCTCTGGTCCTGGCCCCCACCAGAGAACTGGCCCTGCAGATCTACGAAGAGGCCAGAAAG TTTGCATACCGGTCCCGTGTGCGTCCTTGTGTGGTGTACGGAGGGGCTGACATTGGCCAgcagatcagagacctggagcgAGGCTGTCACCTGCTGGTGGCTACACCTGGACGCCTGGTGGACATGATGGAGAGGGGCAAGATCGGCCTCGACTACTGCAA TTACCTGGTGCTGGATGAGGCTGACCGGATGTTGGACATGGGTTTTGAGCCCCAGATCAGACGCATCGTGGAGCAGGACACCATGCCCCCTAAAGGCATCCGTCAGACCATGATGTTCAGCGCTACCTTCCCCAAGGAGATCCAG ATCCTGGCGCGTGACTTCCTGGAGGAGTACATCTTCCTGGCGGTGGGACGTGTGGGCTCCACCTCTGAGAACATCACCCAGAAGGTGGTGTGGGTGGAGGACGGTGACAAGAGGTCCTTCCTCCTGGACTTGCTCAATGCTACAG TCATTCCCAGCGAAGTTCAGGACAATGCAGGTGAAAACATAGAGAAACCTG GTAAGAACTCTCTGACGCTGGTGTTTGTGGAAACCAAGAAGGGAGCGGATGCCCTGGAGGACTTCCTGTACCGTGAGGGTTACGCCTGCACCAGTATCCATGGCGACCGCTCCCAGAGGGACCGAGAGGAGGCTCTGCACCAGTTCCGCTCGGGACGCTGCCCCATCCTGGTCGCCACGGCG GTGGCTGCCCGTGGCCTGGACATCTCCAATGTCAAGCACGTCATCAACTTTGACCTGCCCAGCGATATAGAGGAGTACGTCCACCGTATTGGCCGTACTGGACGTGTAGGCAATCTGG gtctGGCCACGTCGTTCTTCAACGATAAGAACGGCAACATCACCAAGGACCTTCTAGACATCCTAGTGGAggccaaacaggaagtaccctCCTGGCTGGAGAGCCTGGCCTATGAACACCAGCACAAGAGCAACACCCGCGGACGCTCCAAGAg GTTCACCTCTGGTGGCTTCGGAGCCAGGGACTACCGTCAGACCAGTGGCGGCGGCAGCACTGGAGGGTTCGGGGGTCGTGGTGGACGCCAGCCCGGTGGACATGGAGGAAACCGTGGATTCGGTGGCGGCG GTGGTTTTGGAGGCAACTTCTACACCAGTGACGGCTATGGAGGAAACTACTCTCATCAGGGGGGAGTGGACTGGTGGGGCAACTAA